A single region of the Bacteroidales bacterium genome encodes:
- a CDS encoding chemotaxis response regulator protein-glutamate methylesterase has protein sequence MTDKRQINVLIVDDSASMRNMLENFLLHDPDINIIGKAENPYEAAALMKKQVPDVITLDIEMPKMDGLTFLKKIMSQHPIPVVIISSLTKKGAVETIKSLEYGALEIILKPFVQEGRRQEGIQLIIDKVKSASQAKVQSKSQKKLYIPPKYSADAVLKKKILVQTTPLLNQKIIAIGASTGGTNAIQEILQELPIDTPGILVVQHMPVHFTKAFANRLNQFCNIYIKEAEDGDIIQNGVALIARGDTHLTVNKEGLNYIVHFLDGPLVNRHKPSVDVLFRSMANNVGSQGIGILLTGMGDDGARGLLEMKEAKAITIVQDKESSTVFGMPREAIKLNAQKFVLSLTEISKYMTHLSHKTN, from the coding sequence ATGACGGATAAAAGACAAATAAATGTTTTAATAGTGGACGACTCAGCCAGTATGCGGAATATGTTAGAAAACTTCCTTCTACACGACCCCGATATAAATATTATTGGCAAAGCTGAAAATCCGTACGAAGCAGCTGCCTTGATGAAAAAGCAAGTTCCCGATGTAATAACACTCGACATTGAGATGCCCAAAATGGACGGCTTGACTTTTTTAAAGAAAATTATGTCTCAGCATCCTATTCCCGTTGTTATTATATCCAGTTTAACAAAAAAAGGAGCTGTTGAAACCATAAAGTCATTAGAATACGGTGCACTAGAGATTATTTTAAAACCTTTTGTGCAGGAAGGAAGAAGGCAAGAAGGTATACAATTAATTATTGATAAAGTAAAAAGTGCCAGTCAAGCTAAAGTACAATCTAAAAGTCAGAAAAAACTTTATATCCCACCAAAATACAGTGCTGACGCAGTATTAAAGAAAAAAATATTAGTCCAAACAACACCTCTTCTAAATCAAAAGATTATTGCTATTGGAGCATCTACAGGAGGAACCAACGCTATACAAGAAATACTACAAGAGCTACCCATTGATACACCCGGAATATTAGTGGTACAACATATGCCTGTTCATTTTACCAAAGCATTCGCAAACAGATTAAATCAGTTTTGCAACATCTATATTAAAGAAGCTGAAGATGGAGATATTATACAAAACGGAGTAGCTCTTATTGCCAGAGGCGATACTCACCTGACAGTAAATAAAGAAGGACTAAACTATATTGTTCATTTTCTTGATGGGCCATTAGTAAATAGACATAAACCATCCGTAGATGTACTTTTCAGAAGTATGGCTAATAATGTCGGATCACAGGGAATTGGCATTCTATTAACGGGCATGGGAGACGATGGTGCCAGAGGACTTTTAGAAATGAAAGAAGCTAAAGCAATTACTATTGTACAAGACAAAGAATCAAGTACAGTTTTTGGGATGCCCAGAGAAGCGATAAAACTAAATGCTCAAAAATTTGTTTTATCTTTAACCGAAATTAGTAAGTATATGACACATTTATCACATAAGACTAATTAA
- a CDS encoding chemotaxis protein CheD produces MKELPKIFIFPGNLEVSKKPTLFTTILGSCVAVCLWDNKLKIGGMNHFMLPLWNGEGLASPKYGNIAIDKLIKKMLWKGSSIENLEAKIFGGGNVINSTNNLYNIGDRNIKMALSKIAEYDIKIISSSTGGKRGRKILMDSSNFKILHKFIEKHNF; encoded by the coding sequence ATGAAAGAACTGCCTAAAATATTTATTTTCCCCGGCAATTTAGAAGTATCTAAAAAGCCAACACTGTTCACTACTATATTGGGATCATGTGTTGCTGTGTGCCTATGGGACAATAAATTAAAAATTGGCGGAATGAACCATTTTATGCTTCCTTTATGGAATGGCGAAGGCTTAGCATCTCCTAAATATGGCAATATTGCTATTGACAAACTTATAAAAAAAATGTTATGGAAAGGGTCATCTATCGAGAACCTTGAAGCAAAAATATTTGGCGGTGGAAATGTTATAAATTCAACCAATAATTTATACAATATTGGAGATAGAAATATCAAAATGGCACTATCAAAAATAGCAGAATATGACATTAAAATTATTAGCTCCAGCACAGGAGGAAAAAGAGGTCGAAAGATTTTAATGGATAGTTCAAATTTTAAAATTCTACATAAGTTTATTGAAAAACATAATTTCTAA
- a CDS encoding HAMP domain-containing histidine kinase gives MNNSNLEKLKTENTKLKQEQKQLIEQLNKLNQKLEESDAFKSHFLSNITNEIINPFTSILGISKNIYELNDSQITQIHAMSKLIYSEAFDLDFQLRNIFAAATIESGENNLELVNLKIKDFLEEIIENLRLKAEKNALYFEFTHFFSSDFFVTDAEKLRRILINLIVNAITFSSKKNKIRIHAELNKNGFLFRINNQGKPISKKDANVIFDRFKKLDTSINSLNQGHGLGLAIVNDYIELLNGNLHFESNKEDGTTFSISLPILKTEEQNFYMEDEDLFTSDDTELF, from the coding sequence ATGAATAATAGTAATTTAGAAAAATTAAAAACCGAAAACACTAAGCTAAAACAAGAGCAAAAGCAATTGATTGAACAGCTAAATAAGTTAAATCAAAAGCTAGAAGAATCTGATGCTTTTAAAAGCCATTTTCTATCTAATATCACAAATGAAATTATCAATCCCTTTACTTCTATACTAGGTATTTCTAAAAACATATATGAACTTAACGATTCACAAATTACACAAATTCATGCAATGAGTAAGCTCATTTACAGCGAAGCTTTTGATTTGGATTTCCAGCTTAGAAATATCTTTGCAGCAGCAACTATTGAATCAGGAGAAAATAATCTGGAATTAGTAAATCTTAAAATAAAAGACTTTTTAGAAGAAATAATTGAAAACCTACGCCTTAAAGCAGAGAAAAACGCTCTGTATTTTGAATTTACACATTTCTTTTCCTCTGACTTTTTTGTAACAGATGCTGAGAAACTTAGACGTATATTAATAAATCTAATTGTAAATGCAATTACATTCTCATCGAAAAAAAATAAAATCAGAATACATGCTGAATTAAATAAAAATGGATTCTTATTTAGAATAAACAATCAGGGAAAACCTATTTCTAAAAAGGATGCCAATGTAATTTTCGATAGGTTTAAAAAACTTGACACGAGTATTAATTCCTTAAATCAGGGTCATGGACTAGGTTTGGCAATTGTAAATGATTATATAGAATTATTAAATGGAAATTTACATTTTGAAAGTAATAAAGAAGACGGGACTACTTTTTCTATAAGCTTACCTATTCTCAAAACCGAGGAGCAAAATTTTTATATGGAAGACGAAGATTTATTTACAAGTGACGACACAGAACTTTTTTAA
- a CDS encoding protein-glutamate O-methyltransferase yields MDFNPIMTYKAVLEEPEFNKISKFINANFGIKLPDHKRIMIQGRLVNRLVKLNFQSFEEYTKYVFSDEGKVLELPHMIDLISTNKTEFYRESIHFEFLKDTVIPHFINNSKSQNLKIWSAACSSGEEVYSIAMEVNDVLTQHQDYDYSVLGTDISTRMLTKALKAIYPLSHTKSIPLKTKKKYFLKNKDSSKDEVRIKKILRDKVSFLWHNLMDENYNFNGKFDVIFCRNVLIYFSKKDQMHVLQNLSKKLNPGAYLFLGHSESITHLNLPLVNVSQTVFQKQ; encoded by the coding sequence ATGGATTTTAATCCTATAATGACATATAAAGCGGTACTTGAAGAACCGGAGTTTAATAAAATAAGTAAATTTATAAATGCTAATTTTGGAATAAAGCTACCTGATCATAAAAGGATTATGATTCAAGGTCGACTGGTTAATCGCCTAGTAAAACTAAATTTCCAAAGCTTTGAAGAATATACAAAATATGTTTTTTCAGATGAAGGCAAAGTACTGGAACTACCTCATATGATTGATCTTATTTCTACAAATAAAACAGAATTCTATCGCGAATCTATTCACTTTGAGTTTTTAAAAGATACCGTTATCCCCCATTTTATAAATAATTCTAAATCGCAAAACTTGAAGATTTGGAGTGCTGCTTGTTCTAGTGGTGAAGAGGTATACTCTATTGCTATGGAAGTAAATGATGTACTTACACAACATCAAGACTATGATTATAGTGTTCTAGGTACCGATATTTCTACACGTATGCTAACAAAAGCTCTAAAAGCTATTTACCCATTAAGTCACACTAAATCTATCCCCCTTAAAACCAAAAAAAAATATTTTTTAAAAAATAAAGATTCTTCTAAAGATGAGGTGCGAATAAAAAAAATATTACGTGATAAAGTAAGTTTCTTATGGCACAATCTTATGGATGAAAATTACAATTTTAATGGTAAATTTGATGTAATATTTTGTAGAAACGTATTAATTTATTTCTCCAAAAAAGATCAAATGCATGTTTTACAAAACTTAAGCAAGAAATTAAATCCGGGAGCTTATCTATTCCTTGGTCACTCTGAATCAATAACCCATTTGAATTTGCCTTTAGTAAATGTTAGCCAAACCGTATTTCAAAAACAATAA
- a CDS encoding purine-binding chemotaxis protein CheW encodes MEKLNSYLTFKLGNETFAANVAHVLHILGVPEITKMPNSPDYVLGVMNLRGQVLPVIDPHPRFKIKPQETTKNTCIVVLEITTNDEKFQIGSLMDSVQEVIEVDDANILPPPELGTEYNSKYIEGVIQKGEKFILILNITQVFSELSSDIK; translated from the coding sequence ATGGAAAAATTAAATTCATATCTAACGTTTAAACTTGGAAATGAAACCTTTGCAGCTAATGTTGCGCATGTACTACATATCTTAGGTGTTCCGGAAATTACCAAGATGCCCAATTCGCCCGATTATGTACTGGGAGTGATGAACCTTCGCGGCCAAGTTTTGCCCGTAATTGATCCTCATCCTCGCTTTAAAATTAAACCTCAAGAAACCACTAAAAACACCTGTATTGTAGTTCTTGAGATTACAACTAATGATGAAAAATTTCAAATAGGAAGTCTTATGGATTCCGTCCAAGAAGTTATTGAAGTTGATGATGCAAATATTTTACCTCCTCCTGAATTAGGAACGGAATACAACTCAAAATATATTGAGGGGGTTATTCAAAAAGGAGAAAAATTTATTCTAATTTTAAATATAACACAAGTATTCTCAGAACTAAGTTCTGATATTAAATAA
- a CDS encoding HAMP domain-containing protein, which translates to MKKFIKNIKISHALILMIFITIIFIVGQNYSTILNLKKSHNYIEMLKNDRIKPIILLYSINNLYAINIIDAANKVHNNSISWQEASKTIVNARKEINEKWKLYSTILNNEKSKNQLLAIRTLSQKADVMLDKLERVLSARDKAELENLITYDLYSAIEPITNAIRPIIKQQDKAIQQIALESDELYESAFSKARNIGLSGIIIIITMYVFIITTITRSLKSANANIKKIAEGDLTIEIEDYGNDEIGELLDNIKRLVNNLKNIIEDINSAANNIEITSNELSSNSQQISQGATEQAASVEQMAASMEEISANVIQNAKNANITEQISIQAGDEFENGRKNINTTVESIQAIASKIGIIDEIAFQTNILALNAAVEAARAGEHGKGFGVVAAEVGKLAERSKAAAAEIDSLSKTGVDLSLNSKKLLRLAVPSIHKTIKLVKEIRHASDEQGSGIDQINSGIQTLNQVTQQNAASSEEMATVAEEMAAQAEQLTNSISFFRIKKQNQKKSIKKITPKYIEDKSTRKNKKIEKLKGIELDLNSNDDLDNEFETF; encoded by the coding sequence ATGAAAAAGTTTATTAAAAATATCAAAATTTCCCACGCTCTCATTTTAATGATTTTTATTACCATTATTTTTATTGTAGGGCAAAACTACAGCACTATTCTTAACCTTAAAAAATCCCACAATTATATAGAAATGCTAAAGAATGATAGAATTAAACCCATCATACTTCTGTATTCTATCAATAATTTGTATGCTATAAACATTATTGATGCAGCAAATAAGGTTCATAATAATTCAATTAGTTGGCAAGAAGCAAGCAAAACAATTGTAAATGCACGTAAGGAAATCAATGAAAAATGGAAACTTTATTCTACTATCCTTAATAATGAGAAATCTAAGAATCAATTATTAGCCATTCGTACTTTATCACAAAAAGCAGATGTAATGCTAGATAAACTCGAAAGAGTTCTATCGGCTAGAGATAAAGCAGAATTAGAAAATCTTATCACTTATGATTTATATTCTGCTATTGAACCCATAACGAATGCCATTCGTCCAATTATTAAACAACAAGATAAAGCAATCCAGCAAATAGCTTTAGAAAGCGATGAACTATACGAATCTGCATTTTCTAAAGCTCGCAACATTGGACTTAGTGGAATTATAATCATTATCACTATGTATGTATTTATTATTACAACTATCACCCGATCCTTAAAAAGTGCTAATGCAAACATTAAAAAGATAGCAGAAGGAGATTTAACAATAGAGATTGAAGATTATGGTAATGATGAAATTGGAGAATTATTAGATAATATAAAAAGATTAGTTAATAATTTAAAAAACATAATAGAAGATATTAATTCTGCCGCCAACAATATTGAAATTACAAGTAACGAACTCAGCAGCAATAGTCAACAGATATCTCAAGGAGCAACAGAACAAGCGGCTTCAGTGGAGCAAATGGCAGCATCTATGGAAGAAATATCTGCTAACGTTATACAAAATGCTAAAAACGCTAATATCACCGAACAAATTTCAATACAAGCCGGAGATGAATTTGAAAACGGAAGAAAAAATATTAATACTACCGTAGAATCTATACAGGCCATAGCATCAAAAATTGGCATTATTGATGAAATTGCATTTCAAACAAATATTCTCGCTTTAAATGCAGCTGTTGAAGCGGCACGTGCCGGTGAACATGGGAAAGGTTTTGGCGTTGTTGCTGCCGAAGTTGGAAAACTAGCTGAAAGAAGTAAAGCTGCAGCTGCTGAAATTGATTCACTTTCCAAAACCGGAGTTGACCTGAGTCTAAATTCAAAAAAATTACTAAGATTAGCCGTACCAAGTATTCACAAAACAATAAAACTGGTAAAAGAAATCCGTCATGCCAGTGACGAACAAGGTTCAGGTATAGATCAAATAAATTCAGGTATTCAAACGCTTAATCAAGTTACTCAACAAAATGCTGCTTCTAGTGAAGAAATGGCAACTGTTGCTGAAGAAATGGCAGCTCAAGCAGAGCAACTTACCAATAGTATTAGTTTTTTCCGCATTAAGAAGCAAAATCAGAAAAAATCAATTAAAAAAATTACACCAAAATATATTGAAGATAAAAGTACTAGAAAAAACAAAAAGATAGAAAAACTAAAAGGAATTGAATTAGACTTAAATAGCAATGACGATTTAGACAACGAATTCGAAACTTTTTAA